Proteins from a single region of Chengkuizengella sediminis:
- a CDS encoding ABC transporter ATP-binding protein produces the protein MEKILEVKNMHVSFDTFAGEVQAVRGVNFDLHKGETLAIVGESGSGKSVTSKTIMRLIPTPPGRIKEGEILFEGKDLAKLSEKEMQKVRGKEISMIFQDPMTSLNPTMKVGKQIMEGLIKHQNLSSSAAKERAIELLGLVGIPQPEVRINEFPHQFSGGMRQRVVIAIALACNPKVLLADEPTTALDVTIQAQILELMKDLQKKMDTSIIFITHDLGVVANVADRVAVMYGGKVVEIGTVDEIFYNPQHPYTWGLLSSMPSLETSDDELYAIPGSPPNLIKPPTGDAFAVRNEYALKIDLEKEPPMFKVSNTHFAATWLLHENAPEVEPPAFIQRLKEKKQLSKSGSKASDHK, from the coding sequence ATGGAAAAGATACTTGAAGTGAAAAATATGCATGTTTCATTTGATACGTTTGCTGGTGAAGTCCAAGCTGTTCGAGGTGTTAACTTTGATCTTCATAAAGGGGAGACTTTAGCAATCGTAGGTGAATCAGGTTCTGGTAAATCAGTTACGTCAAAGACAATAATGCGTCTTATTCCTACTCCACCAGGGAGAATTAAAGAAGGAGAGATCCTTTTTGAAGGGAAAGATTTAGCCAAACTTTCTGAAAAAGAGATGCAGAAAGTTCGTGGTAAAGAAATCTCAATGATATTTCAAGACCCGATGACATCTTTAAACCCAACGATGAAAGTTGGGAAACAAATTATGGAAGGTTTAATTAAACATCAAAATCTAAGCTCAAGTGCTGCTAAAGAACGAGCGATAGAATTGTTAGGTTTAGTTGGTATCCCGCAGCCAGAGGTTCGTATAAATGAATTTCCTCATCAATTTTCAGGTGGCATGCGTCAGCGTGTTGTGATTGCGATCGCTCTTGCTTGTAATCCTAAAGTATTATTAGCTGATGAACCCACTACTGCGCTTGATGTAACCATACAAGCACAAATTTTAGAGTTAATGAAAGATCTCCAAAAGAAAATGGATACATCTATTATATTTATTACACATGACTTAGGTGTTGTTGCCAATGTAGCTGATCGTGTTGCAGTTATGTATGGTGGAAAAGTTGTGGAAATCGGTACTGTGGATGAAATTTTTTATAACCCACAGCACCCATATACGTGGGGTCTGCTTAGTTCTATGCCTAGCTTGGAAACAAGTGATGATGAACTCTACGCAATTCCTGGATCACCTCCAAATTTAATTAAACCGCCAACAGGAGATGCATTTGCAGTGAGAAACGAATATGCATTAAAGATTGATTTAGAGAAGGAACCACCAATGTTTAAAGTTTCAAATACTCATTTTGCTGCAACGTGGTTGTTGCATGAAAATGCTCCTGAGGTTGAGCCACCTGCATTTATTCAGCGATTGAAAGAGAAGAAACAACTGTCTAAGTCAGGTTCGAAAGCGAGTGATCACAAATGA